From a single Fulvivirga ulvae genomic region:
- the murB gene encoding UDP-N-acetylmuramate dehydrogenase codes for MHIQKNVSLKSLNTFGLEANARVFVEVKSIDELQETLRSETARDNDLLVLGGGSNVLLSKDFNGLVIKNSIDGKEVVHETDDFVLVKVGAGENWHSFVLYALENDWGGIENLSLIPGTVGAAPMQNIGAYGVEIKEVFENLQAVNISSGEVEKFNKEACRFGYRESIFKNKVKGQYIITHVTLRLTKKNHQINTSYGAISETLEEIKVKKPSIQDVSRAVIKIRQSKLPDPAKIGNAGSFFKNPSVDRIQYEELKTEYPEIPGYDLPDNCVKVPAGWLIEHCGWKGVTRGNIGVHKNQALVLVNYGGGKGDELRQLAEEIRLSVIKKFGIELNAEVNII; via the coding sequence ATGCACATCCAAAAAAACGTATCCCTTAAATCTTTGAATACTTTCGGACTGGAAGCCAATGCGAGAGTATTTGTTGAAGTAAAGTCCATCGACGAATTGCAGGAAACTCTCCGGTCTGAAACTGCCCGAGACAATGACCTGCTTGTTCTTGGCGGTGGTAGTAACGTATTGCTATCCAAAGATTTTAATGGCCTGGTGATTAAAAACAGTATTGATGGCAAGGAGGTGGTTCACGAAACGGATGATTTCGTACTTGTAAAAGTTGGTGCCGGGGAAAACTGGCATAGCTTTGTACTATATGCACTGGAAAACGATTGGGGTGGCATAGAAAATCTTTCTCTTATACCCGGAACCGTAGGTGCAGCTCCCATGCAAAATATAGGTGCGTACGGTGTAGAAATAAAAGAGGTATTTGAAAATTTGCAGGCGGTAAACATCAGTTCCGGCGAGGTTGAAAAGTTCAATAAAGAAGCCTGCCGTTTTGGATATCGTGAAAGTATCTTTAAAAATAAAGTTAAAGGGCAGTACATCATAACACATGTTACCCTGAGGTTGACTAAGAAAAACCATCAAATCAACACTTCTTACGGCGCTATTTCAGAAACTCTGGAAGAAATTAAGGTGAAAAAGCCTTCCATTCAGGATGTCAGCCGTGCAGTAATTAAAATAAGACAAAGTAAGCTACCCGACCCTGCAAAAATTGGTAATGCCGGCAGCTTCTTTAAAAACCCGAGTGTCGATCGTATTCAGTACGAAGAACTAAAAACAGAATATCCGGAAATACCCGGATACGATCTGCCTGACAACTGCGTGAAAGTGCCCGCCGGTTGGCTTATTGAACACTGCGGTTGGAAAGGGGTAACCCGTGGCAATATAGGGGTACATAAAAACCAGGCCCTGGTACTGGTCAATTATGGTGGAGGTAAAGGGGACGAGCTCAGGCAACTTGCTGAAGAGATCAGGTTATCAGTTATCAAAAAATTTGGTATTGAGCTTAATGCTGAAGTGAATATTATCTGA
- a CDS encoding MFS transporter produces the protein MPPIRRSRIAISLIFFCYGLCFASWASRIPTIQHVLNLSEAELGGILFALPVGSLVSLPLSGFLVARFGSRRVVMAAALTYGLSLICIGLSYNVVLLIAALFIFGLIGNMLNISVNTQAVGVESAYNRNIMAKFHGMWSLAGFAGAGTGALMIALSIPPAIHYIIIAAAIVGVLLYSFRYLLHADVNTDTDKPLFSLPDRSLMVLGVIAFFSMMCEGAMFDWSGVYFKKIIAVEENWIGIGYTAFMISMAGTRFVADTLVHRHGLKKVLVVSGSLTAFGLLVVVFLPYFISAIIGFFIVGIGVSSVVPLVFSVAGKSRTQSPGVALASVSTLGFFGFLIGPPIIGLIAGASDLRISFVFLAVIGATVAILSARGVR, from the coding sequence ATGCCACCTATCAGACGCTCCCGTATTGCCATTAGCCTGATTTTCTTTTGTTACGGCCTATGTTTTGCAAGCTGGGCCTCGAGAATACCAACTATACAGCATGTATTGAATCTTTCGGAGGCCGAGCTTGGAGGTATTTTGTTTGCGTTGCCAGTAGGCTCTTTGGTTTCGTTACCGCTTTCAGGGTTTCTTGTAGCTAGGTTTGGCAGCCGCCGGGTGGTAATGGCTGCTGCCCTGACTTATGGGTTATCGCTTATCTGTATTGGATTATCATACAACGTTGTGCTTCTTATTGCCGCTTTGTTCATTTTTGGATTAATAGGTAACATGCTGAATATCTCGGTTAATACCCAGGCAGTTGGTGTAGAGTCAGCTTACAACCGCAATATAATGGCTAAATTCCATGGGATGTGGAGTCTGGCAGGCTTTGCGGGGGCCGGAACGGGGGCTTTGATGATTGCACTTTCCATCCCGCCTGCTATACATTACATAATCATAGCTGCCGCTATTGTCGGGGTACTGTTATACAGTTTCAGGTACCTTCTTCATGCAGATGTAAATACTGATACAGATAAACCTCTTTTCTCGCTTCCTGACCGGTCTTTAATGGTACTTGGCGTAATTGCATTTTTTTCTATGATGTGCGAAGGAGCTATGTTTGACTGGAGTGGAGTGTATTTTAAGAAAATAATTGCTGTTGAAGAAAATTGGATTGGAATAGGGTACACGGCTTTTATGATTTCAATGGCTGGTACCCGTTTTGTAGCTGATACCCTCGTTCATCGCCACGGTTTAAAAAAGGTACTTGTGGTAAGTGGTTCCTTAACGGCTTTCGGTTTGCTCGTTGTAGTATTTCTTCCATACTTTATTTCCGCGATAATCGGATTTTTCATAGTAGGAATAGGTGTATCTTCTGTTGTTCCTCTTGTATTCAGTGTGGCAGGTAAATCCAGAACACAATCTCCCGGAGTAGCATTAGCCTCGGTCTCCACACTCGGCTTCTTCGGATTTTTGATTGGTCCGCCCATCATCGGGCTGATTGCCGGCGCATCCGACCTGAGGATATCTTTTGTTTTTCTTGCCGTTATTGGTGCAACGGTAGCTATACTCTCTGCCAGAGGAGTTAGATAA
- the katG gene encoding catalase/peroxidase HPI: MTACQEKPTQEVEKVAEVDGKSGATKKSRSNMNANSNSDWWPNQLNLSILRQNSSLSDPMEEDFNYIEAFNSLPYDSVKSDIRKVLTDSQDWWPADFGHYGGLFIRMAWHSAGTYRSADGRGGSRAGQQRFAPLNSWPDNANLDKARRLIWPVKQKYGNKISWADLMVLTGNVALEDMGFKTFGFAGGREDVWEPEIDVYWGAEGKWLADSERYSGDRELENPLAAVQMGLIYVNPEGPNGNPDPLLAAEDIRATFGRMGMNDEETVALIAGGHTLGKAHGAGPASNVGAEPEAAGIEEQGFGWKSKYKSGKGADAITSGLEVTWTATPTKWSHMFFFSLFENEWELTKSPAGGHQWVAKGEPKMMVPDAYEQGKTHKPTMFTTDLSLRMDPGFEKISRKFYENPELFNDAFARAWFKLTHRDMGPKTTYLGPESPTEDLIWQDPIPAVNHELINSKDIANLKSQILNSDLSISEMVTTAWASASTYRGSDRRGGANGARIRLAPQKDWEVNNPEQLAKVLGVLENIQKDFNAKSGSKKVSMADLIVLAGTAGVEKAAANAGYSVKVPFIPGRMDATQEQTDIESFNLLEPMADGFRNYLKTRYTISTEELLIDKAQLLTLTAPEMTVLVGGMRAMGANYDGSKHGIFSEKKEALTNDFFVNLLDMSTEWSAVDDTKEKFEGKDRKTGEVKYTATRADLIFGSNSELRALAEVYASTDAKEKFVHDFVAAWDKVMKLDRFDLIYPQN; the protein is encoded by the coding sequence ATGACGGCTTGCCAGGAAAAACCCACACAGGAGGTGGAAAAGGTGGCTGAAGTCGACGGAAAATCCGGAGCCACTAAAAAGAGCAGGTCAAACATGAACGCCAACAGCAATAGCGACTGGTGGCCGAATCAACTGAACCTGAGCATACTTCGCCAAAACTCTTCCCTGTCCGACCCGATGGAAGAAGATTTTAACTACATTGAAGCATTCAACAGCCTGCCTTATGACTCAGTAAAAAGCGACATCAGAAAAGTATTGACTGATTCTCAGGATTGGTGGCCTGCCGATTTTGGTCATTATGGCGGTTTATTCATCAGAATGGCGTGGCATAGCGCCGGTACTTACCGCTCTGCCGATGGCCGTGGAGGTTCGCGTGCAGGTCAGCAACGCTTTGCCCCGCTTAACAGTTGGCCCGATAATGCTAACCTGGATAAAGCCAGGCGCCTGATCTGGCCTGTTAAGCAAAAGTATGGCAACAAAATCTCATGGGCCGATTTGATGGTGCTGACAGGGAATGTGGCGCTTGAAGACATGGGATTCAAAACGTTCGGTTTTGCCGGAGGAAGAGAAGATGTATGGGAACCTGAAATAGATGTATATTGGGGTGCCGAAGGAAAATGGCTGGCCGACAGCGAGAGGTATTCAGGGGACAGAGAACTGGAAAACCCTCTGGCTGCAGTACAGATGGGATTGATCTACGTAAATCCTGAAGGCCCTAACGGCAACCCTGACCCGCTACTTGCTGCTGAAGACATTCGGGCAACTTTTGGCAGAATGGGAATGAATGATGAAGAAACCGTAGCTTTAATAGCAGGAGGGCACACTCTGGGCAAGGCACACGGAGCAGGACCAGCTTCTAATGTTGGGGCAGAGCCAGAAGCCGCAGGTATTGAAGAACAGGGATTTGGATGGAAGAGCAAATACAAATCAGGAAAAGGTGCCGATGCTATAACTTCTGGTTTGGAAGTAACCTGGACAGCCACTCCTACCAAATGGAGCCACATGTTCTTCTTTAGCTTGTTTGAAAACGAATGGGAACTTACAAAAAGCCCTGCCGGCGGACATCAGTGGGTAGCCAAGGGTGAGCCTAAAATGATGGTACCTGATGCTTATGAGCAAGGAAAAACCCATAAGCCTACCATGTTCACCACCGATTTGTCCTTAAGGATGGATCCAGGTTTTGAAAAGATATCCAGGAAATTTTACGAAAACCCAGAACTGTTTAATGATGCTTTTGCCAGGGCATGGTTCAAACTCACTCATAGGGACATGGGGCCTAAAACCACTTATTTAGGACCGGAATCCCCTACAGAAGATCTGATCTGGCAAGACCCGATACCTGCGGTTAATCATGAATTGATAAACTCAAAAGATATTGCAAATTTAAAGTCGCAGATACTAAACTCAGATTTATCGATCAGTGAAATGGTTACTACAGCATGGGCCTCGGCTTCTACCTACAGAGGGTCAGACAGAAGAGGTGGTGCCAATGGTGCACGAATTCGTTTGGCTCCTCAGAAAGACTGGGAAGTGAACAACCCTGAGCAACTGGCTAAAGTGCTGGGTGTATTGGAAAATATTCAGAAGGATTTTAATGCAAAGTCAGGCAGCAAGAAAGTTTCCATGGCTGACCTCATCGTATTGGCAGGTACTGCAGGTGTGGAAAAAGCCGCTGCAAATGCGGGATACTCAGTTAAGGTACCCTTTATCCCCGGACGTATGGATGCCACTCAGGAGCAAACCGATATAGAGTCATTCAATCTGCTTGAGCCTATGGCCGACGGTTTCCGCAATTACCTGAAAACAAGGTATACCATCTCTACGGAAGAGTTACTGATTGACAAAGCGCAGTTATTGACCCTGACAGCTCCTGAAATGACTGTACTGGTAGGGGGAATGCGAGCAATGGGTGCTAATTATGATGGTTCAAAGCATGGAATATTCTCTGAAAAGAAAGAGGCGCTCACCAATGATTTCTTTGTTAATCTTTTGGATATGAGTACTGAATGGAGTGCAGTAGATGACACAAAAGAAAAGTTTGAAGGCAAAGACAGAAAAACAGGCGAGGTGAAGTACACTGCAACCCGTGCGGATTTGATCTTCGGTTCTAATTCAGAGCTTAGAGCATTGGCTGAAGTGTATGCAAGCACTGATGCCAAAGAAAAATTCGTTCACGATTTCGTTGCTGCCTGGGACAAAGTAATGAAACTTGACAGGTTTGATTTGATCTATCCGCAGAACTAA
- a CDS encoding 5' nucleotidase, NT5C type: MPEIKKSIAIDMDHVIADIEHQMIEWYHKKHGVLVQRESMKGVPEGEAFPERDKLRQLLFEPGFFRTARVIPGAQEAVEKLWNDFDVYIVSAAMEFPQSLYEKYEWLKEHFPFIGWKNIIFCGDKSVVDTDFMIDDHLKNLNYCKGRGILYTSGHNMTVDYDVRVNDWDEAVQYLYANSY, encoded by the coding sequence ATGCCTGAAATAAAAAAATCAATAGCCATAGATATGGATCATGTCATCGCAGATATTGAGCATCAAATGATCGAATGGTATCATAAAAAACATGGGGTATTGGTGCAAAGAGAATCGATGAAAGGCGTGCCTGAGGGTGAAGCTTTTCCTGAACGTGATAAGTTGAGGCAGTTGCTTTTTGAGCCGGGGTTTTTCCGTACAGCCCGGGTCATTCCCGGTGCGCAGGAGGCAGTTGAAAAGTTATGGAATGATTTTGATGTCTACATAGTTTCCGCAGCCATGGAGTTTCCCCAGTCGCTGTATGAGAAATACGAATGGCTGAAGGAGCACTTCCCTTTTATAGGTTGGAAGAATATTATTTTTTGTGGTGATAAAAGTGTGGTGGATACAGACTTTATGATTGATGACCACCTTAAGAACCTGAACTATTGTAAAGGCAGGGGTATACTCTATACCTCAGGTCATAATATGACAGTCGATTACGATGTGAGAGTAAATGACTGGGACGAGGCAGTTCAATACCTATACGCAAATAGTTATTAA
- a CDS encoding sodium:solute symporter family protein, with protein MELALLDYIIIAAFFLLSLAVGLKFRKQAGKDISSFFLGGRNLPWYIAGISMVATTFAADTPLAVTELVAQNGIAGNWLWWNMLAGGMLTTFFFAKYWRRAEVLTDIEFIEMRYSGKPASFLRGFRALYFGVFMNVLIIGWVNVALMSLLKVFFDIPENQLLWYVAGAMVIVVIYSAMSGLLGVAFTDVIQFVIAMTGSIILAFLVLNSDRIGGMDGLKANLPEGTLDFFPHVGSQGSGSMLALGLGSFLAFIGFQWWASWYPGAEPGGGGYIAQRMMSTKTEKDAVYSTLFFQIAHYCIRPWPWIIVALCAMLLYPELSAADSKLGYVMAMKEFLPTGLKGLLLVAFFAAYMSTISTQLNWGTSYLINDFYKRFINPEAQQKQFVQASRLGTLLLMLIALFVTSLIGTISGVWAFIIECGAGLGLVMILRWYWWRINAWSEIVATVAPFVAYGLAKFVFVQFDEAWGKGIGEDPRSFFFTIAFTTVAWIIATYTTKPTDETHLRKFFDKIRPDGNWAPFRESVNRSRLIKLGICWFSAIVMAYSALFLTGSFIFKAWNEGLMYTGVFVVSLLVLRFAAGKVHIFSDRTE; from the coding sequence ATGGAATTAGCCCTTCTGGATTACATCATTATTGCCGCATTTTTCCTGCTCTCACTTGCTGTTGGTCTGAAATTCAGAAAGCAGGCTGGTAAAGATATCAGCTCCTTCTTTTTAGGAGGGCGTAACCTGCCGTGGTACATTGCCGGTATTTCCATGGTGGCCACCACCTTTGCCGCAGATACTCCCCTGGCAGTAACTGAGCTGGTGGCGCAGAATGGAATTGCCGGTAACTGGCTCTGGTGGAATATGCTTGCGGGCGGTATGCTGACCACTTTCTTCTTTGCCAAATACTGGAGACGGGCAGAAGTTTTAACTGATATCGAGTTCATCGAAATGCGATACAGTGGCAAACCTGCCAGCTTCCTCCGGGGCTTCAGGGCTTTATATTTTGGTGTATTTATGAACGTGCTTATTATCGGCTGGGTAAATGTTGCCCTGATGTCGTTATTGAAGGTTTTTTTTGATATACCAGAAAACCAGCTTTTATGGTATGTTGCCGGCGCTATGGTGATTGTAGTTATCTACTCAGCCATGTCCGGCTTACTTGGTGTGGCTTTTACAGATGTTATTCAGTTTGTTATTGCTATGACTGGCAGTATAATTCTGGCTTTCCTGGTGCTGAATTCTGACCGGATCGGTGGCATGGATGGCTTAAAAGCCAATCTACCGGAAGGTACATTGGATTTCTTTCCTCATGTGGGAAGCCAGGGTAGCGGAAGCATGCTGGCGCTTGGACTGGGAAGCTTTCTGGCCTTCATCGGCTTTCAGTGGTGGGCAAGCTGGTACCCCGGGGCTGAACCTGGTGGTGGTGGCTATATTGCCCAACGCATGATGAGTACAAAAACCGAAAAGGACGCTGTTTATTCTACCCTGTTTTTCCAAATTGCACATTACTGCATTCGTCCCTGGCCCTGGATAATCGTGGCGCTTTGTGCCATGTTGCTATACCCGGAGCTTAGCGCTGCCGACAGTAAGCTGGGCTATGTTATGGCTATGAAAGAGTTTTTGCCAACAGGTCTTAAAGGACTTCTTCTGGTGGCCTTTTTTGCAGCTTATATGAGTACCATCTCAACCCAACTGAACTGGGGCACCAGCTATCTGATCAATGATTTTTATAAAAGGTTTATTAACCCTGAAGCTCAGCAGAAACAATTTGTACAGGCCTCACGCTTAGGTACGCTACTATTGATGCTCATCGCCTTATTCGTTACGTCACTTATCGGCACTATTTCGGGTGTGTGGGCATTTATCATTGAGTGCGGAGCAGGCCTGGGGCTAGTCATGATATTGCGCTGGTACTGGTGGCGCATCAATGCATGGAGCGAAATTGTAGCTACAGTAGCACCATTTGTTGCTTATGGGCTGGCAAAATTCGTTTTTGTGCAGTTTGATGAAGCCTGGGGAAAAGGTATTGGCGAAGACCCCAGAAGCTTTTTTTTCACTATTGCTTTTACCACGGTAGCATGGATCATCGCCACCTACACCACTAAACCTACGGATGAAACTCATTTGCGAAAATTCTTCGATAAGATCCGGCCTGATGGCAACTGGGCTCCCTTCCGCGAATCTGTTAACAGAAGCAGGCTCATAAAACTTGGCATCTGCTGGTTCAGCGCTATCGTGATGGCTTATAGCGCATTATTCCTAACAGGAAGTTTCATTTTCAAAGCCTGGAATGAAGGGCTGATGTATACAGGGGTATTTGTGGTTTCTCTTTTAGTACTAAGATTTGCCGCAGGGAAGGTGCATATTTTTTCTGACCGTACCGAGTGA
- a CDS encoding DUF1028 domain-containing protein, protein MLKLITSLLLLFMVRPVASQLYLQKEPFAHTYSIVARDPDTGEMAVGVQSHWFSVGTAVSWGEAGVGVIATQSFVNKSFGIRGLELLKNGKTAEQALKILLKSDEGREVRQVAIMDARGNVATHTGENCIKYAGHQQGDNYSVQANMMLNKDVWPAMAAAFEKSRKLPLAERVLIALEAGEEAGGDIRGRQSAALLVVKGKPEENPWNDPMIDLRVDDNEEPLVELKRLLKIYRAYEHMNKGDLAVEVGDMSLALQEYGKAESMFPENLEMQYWKAVALANNDRLEEALPIFKRIFRENENWRELTERLPEAGLLDLKKRELKKVLKLK, encoded by the coding sequence ATGTTAAAGCTTATAACCTCATTGCTCTTGTTGTTTATGGTTCGACCAGTAGCATCTCAGTTATATCTCCAAAAGGAGCCGTTTGCACATACATATTCTATCGTAGCCCGCGACCCTGATACCGGTGAAATGGCCGTTGGTGTCCAAAGCCACTGGTTTTCGGTAGGTACTGCGGTAAGCTGGGGCGAGGCTGGTGTGGGTGTGATAGCTACACAATCCTTTGTGAATAAATCATTTGGAATAAGAGGACTTGAGCTTCTGAAGAACGGCAAAACTGCTGAACAGGCACTCAAAATTTTGCTGAAATCAGATGAAGGCCGGGAGGTAAGGCAAGTGGCCATTATGGATGCCAGAGGCAATGTTGCCACGCATACAGGAGAAAACTGTATTAAATATGCCGGGCATCAGCAGGGGGACAACTATTCTGTACAAGCCAATATGATGCTGAATAAGGATGTATGGCCGGCCATGGCTGCTGCATTTGAGAAGAGCAGAAAACTGCCGTTAGCTGAACGGGTGCTGATAGCACTTGAAGCAGGAGAGGAGGCAGGTGGTGATATCCGGGGAAGGCAGTCGGCAGCATTGCTGGTAGTGAAAGGAAAGCCGGAAGAAAATCCCTGGAATGACCCCATGATCGACCTGAGAGTGGATGATAATGAGGAACCGCTTGTTGAGCTCAAAAGATTGCTCAAGATATACAGGGCCTATGAGCACATGAATAAAGGAGATCTGGCTGTAGAAGTAGGGGATATGTCGCTTGCCTTGCAGGAGTATGGCAAAGCCGAATCTATGTTTCCCGAAAACCTCGAAATGCAATACTGGAAAGCCGTGGCCCTTGCCAACAACGACAGACTGGAGGAGGCCTTACCCATATTTAAGCGCATTTTCAGAGAAAATGAAAACTGGCGAGAACTAACAGAGCGCTTACCGGAAGCCGGCCTGCTTGATTTGAAGAAACGTGAGCTTAAGAAGGTATTGAAGCTGAAGTAA
- a CDS encoding DeoR/GlpR family DNA-binding transcription regulator, with product MLKEERFKYILNRLNTENKVLLNQLSDELNVSTDTIRRDIKELDDQGLLKAVRGGAIPHSPVPHNFRDRIGYNSESKQIIAQKALPLLHNGQVVIFDGGTSALAVASILPEDLKITVITNSFPIVTMLEDHKNAEVLFAGGRLFKRSFVTTGHETLRFFKNIRADLCLLGICSIHSSLGVTTPDFEESEVKKVMINNSQEVIALSSIEKLETVEPYYICPTDDIGTIITNQPDEPKLKPYIGAGVKIF from the coding sequence ATGTTAAAAGAAGAGCGTTTCAAGTATATCCTCAACAGGCTTAATACGGAGAACAAGGTACTACTCAACCAGCTTAGTGATGAGTTGAACGTTTCCACGGACACTATCCGCAGGGACATTAAGGAGCTGGACGACCAGGGGTTGCTTAAGGCGGTCCGTGGCGGGGCTATACCTCATTCACCGGTCCCGCATAATTTCAGGGACCGTATCGGCTATAACAGCGAATCGAAGCAGATCATAGCTCAAAAGGCCCTGCCCCTGCTCCACAACGGCCAGGTAGTGATCTTTGATGGAGGGACCTCGGCCCTGGCCGTAGCCAGTATATTACCCGAAGATTTGAAAATTACGGTAATCACCAACAGCTTCCCAATAGTGACTATGCTGGAGGATCACAAAAATGCAGAGGTACTGTTTGCCGGGGGAAGACTGTTTAAGCGCTCGTTTGTTACTACCGGCCACGAAACCCTGCGTTTTTTCAAAAACATAAGAGCTGACCTGTGCCTGCTGGGCATTTGCAGTATTCATTCGTCGCTGGGAGTTACTACTCCTGACTTTGAAGAAAGCGAGGTAAAGAAGGTTATGATCAACAACTCACAGGAAGTAATAGCGCTCTCTTCCATTGAAAAACTGGAAACCGTGGAACCGTACTACATCTGCCCGACTGACGATATAGGTACCATCATAACCAACCAGCCGGATGAGCCGAAACTAAAGCCTTATATTGGGGCGGGAGTAAAGATATTTTAA
- a CDS encoding deoxycytidylate deaminase — MERPEFDDIFMELAVNLAKKSHCIKRHVGAVLAKDTRIISIGYNGPPAGTHNCDEQWPDQGCPRDSKGGCSLAIHAEQNALLYAVKNKTEVNGATLYVTLAPCLACARIIFTMGVSKVIYLNSYAEYKGIASDEGVDFLTKFGVQVERYHGNIAHATALT; from the coding sequence ATGGAGCGTCCGGAATTCGATGATATTTTTATGGAACTGGCTGTTAATCTGGCCAAAAAGTCTCATTGCATAAAAAGACATGTTGGAGCCGTTTTGGCCAAAGACACGCGCATTATTTCCATTGGTTACAACGGGCCACCGGCCGGCACACATAATTGCGATGAGCAGTGGCCGGATCAGGGCTGCCCGCGAGACTCAAAGGGCGGCTGCTCGCTGGCTATACATGCCGAGCAAAATGCATTGCTTTATGCCGTTAAGAATAAGACTGAAGTAAACGGAGCCACCTTGTACGTTACACTCGCACCTTGCCTGGCATGTGCGAGAATAATATTCACCATGGGAGTGAGCAAAGTGATTTACCTCAATTCATATGCAGAATATAAGGGCATAGCAAGTGATGAAGGGGTTGACTTCCTGACAAAATTTGGCGTTCAGGTGGAGAGATATCATGGCAATATTGCTCACGCTACCGCCCTTACCTGA